GGCAAGAAGGTTGCTTTTCTGACGGCGGACTATGCCTACGGTCACGAAATGGTTCGCGGCTTCCTCGAGGTCGGCAAGGAATTCAACATCGAGAACCTCGGCGACATCCGCCATCCGTTGGGAACGACTGATTTCTCGACCCTTTTGCCGCGGCTCCAGGCGCTGAAACCTGACATTCTCTGCATCAGCAATTTCGGCCGGGACCAGCAGATCGCGCTGAAACAGGCAACCGACTTCGGCATCAAGAAGTCGATCCAGATCATCGCACCATTGCTCTCCCATGCCAGCCGCGTCGCGGCGGGTCCCCAGGCATTCGAAGGCGTCGTCGGCGGCTGCTCGTTCTATTGGGGCATCGAGGACAAGTTCGCCTCGACCAAGGCGTTCAATGACGCCTTCCGCAAGATGTACGACGGCAAGCTGCCGACCGACTATGGCGCGCTCGGCTACGGCGGTGTTCGGACCGTGCTGGAGGCGGTCAAGGGCGCCGGCAGCGGGGAGACCGAGAAGGTCGTCGCTGCATTGGAAGTCCTCAAGTACGACTACTACAAGGGGCCGCAATACTATCGCAAATGCGATCACCAGTCGGTGCAGTCGGTGCTCGTGATCAAGTCGAAGTCCAAGGACCTGAAGAACGAGTCCGATGTGTTCGAGGTCCTGTCGACCGAAGAACCCAATGAGAAGTACCTGCGCAGCTGCGAAGCGCTCGGCCGCAAGGCCTGAGAGCTTACGACGGCGCGTACCGCGGGCCGGTGCGCGCCGTGTTGAGGGGGGACAAATGGCGGGCCTCAGCTTTAACCTCATTGCGCTGCAACTGTTTGCCGGGCTGGCGCTCGGCGCCATCTATGTACTGTTTGCTATCGGCCTCTCGCTGATCTTCGGCATGTTGACGGTCGTCAACTTCGCCCACGGCGCGTTCTACATGGTCGGCGCCTATGTCGGACTCTATCTGATCTCGATCGGGGGCAATTTCTGGATCTGCCTCGTGGCGGTGCCGATTGCAATCGGACTGTTTGGCCTCGCCGTCGAACGCGTGCTGATCCGGCCGCTTTACGGCCGCGGCATCGACTATCCGCTGCTGCTGACCTTCGGGCTGAGCTATGTGATGGTCGAATGCGTGCGCATTGCCTTCGGCAAGACCGGTTACCCCTTCGACACGCCAGAGGTTCTGCAGGGCGCCGTCGATATTGGTGTCGGCTATTTCCCGCTCTACCGCCTGTTCGTGATCGGCGCTACGGCTGTCGTTCTGCTGGCGCTCTGGCTGTTTCTGGAGAAGACCAGCTTCGGGTTGATTATCCGCGCCGGCGCGCGCGATCCGCAGATTGTCCGCGTTCTTGGGGTCGATGTCTCCAAGGTCTGGCTGATCGTGTTCGGGATCGGCACCGCCATTGCGGGTTTCGCCGGCCTGTTGGCTGCCCCGCTCCAGGGTGTCATCCCTGAGATGGGCGGCACGATTCTGGCCGAAGCCTTCGTGGTGACCGTTGTTGGAGGGATGGGGTCGATCGGCGGCGCGGTCCTGGCAGGCCTGCTGGTTGGTGTGGTGGTCAGCATGACCTCGCTGTTCGCGCCGGAGATGGCCAAGGTTTCGATCTTCGCGTTGATGGCGCTCGTTCTGATCGTTCGTCCACAAGGCTTCTTCGGCCGCGCCGGATTGATGAGCTGAGCGCGGCATGACCGAAACCACTCAATCGATCAAGCAGCCCAATGCCAGGACGGGTAGTTGGTACGAGTTCGCAACGCGGCACCGTGCCAGTATCGTCGCGGCGGTCATCCTGGTCTTCCCGCTGGTGATGCCGTTCACGGCCCTCGCAGTGAACATCCTGATCTATGGGCTATACGCCCTCGGCTTCAACCTCGTGTTTGGTTATCTGGGTCTCCTCTCGTTCGGTCATGCGGCGTTGCTCGGAACCGGTGCCTACCTTTGTGGTATCGCCATCGTGCACTTCGGCTGGCCGTGGTATGCGGCCATCGCCGCCGGGGTCGCCGGCGGATTGTTGATGGCGCTCTTGATCGGCGTGCTCGCGATCAGGACCCGAGGCATCTACTTCGCCATGGTCACGATGGCGCTGTCACAGTGTGTCTACTACCTTTTCTACCAGGCGGTTGACTTGACCGGCGGCGAGAACGGCCTTCGCGGCATCAACGTCCGCACCATCGATCTGTTCGGCCTGCGGATCGACTTCATCAATCCGATGATCCGGTACTACGTC
This Bradyrhizobium sp. CCBAU 53421 DNA region includes the following protein-coding sequences:
- a CDS encoding ABC transporter substrate-binding protein — encoded protein: MTNKVAKIGSISRRRLLTTASAGAALAVSPFRINLLQAEEAPIKIGFPVPLTGPYGAEAQDQVRAGQLAVAQFNDAGGLNGRKAELVVRDDKLNPGEAATRTLELVEKEKVNFVVGSLSAAVQLAINNVTKERGVIFNSISQSDAINEAADFSKFTFHEALNPHMTSGAVGRYAFAKFGKKVAFLTADYAYGHEMVRGFLEVGKEFNIENLGDIRHPLGTTDFSTLLPRLQALKPDILCISNFGRDQQIALKQATDFGIKKSIQIIAPLLSHASRVAAGPQAFEGVVGGCSFYWGIEDKFASTKAFNDAFRKMYDGKLPTDYGALGYGGVRTVLEAVKGAGSGETEKVVAALEVLKYDYYKGPQYYRKCDHQSVQSVLVIKSKSKDLKNESDVFEVLSTEEPNEKYLRSCEALGRKA
- a CDS encoding branched-chain amino acid ABC transporter permease; amino-acid sequence: MAGLSFNLIALQLFAGLALGAIYVLFAIGLSLIFGMLTVVNFAHGAFYMVGAYVGLYLISIGGNFWICLVAVPIAIGLFGLAVERVLIRPLYGRGIDYPLLLTFGLSYVMVECVRIAFGKTGYPFDTPEVLQGAVDIGVGYFPLYRLFVIGATAVVLLALWLFLEKTSFGLIIRAGARDPQIVRVLGVDVSKVWLIVFGIGTAIAGFAGLLAAPLQGVIPEMGGTILAEAFVVTVVGGMGSIGGAVLAGLLVGVVVSMTSLFAPEMAKVSIFALMALVLIVRPQGFFGRAGLMS
- a CDS encoding branched-chain amino acid ABC transporter permease — encoded protein: MTETTQSIKQPNARTGSWYEFATRHRASIVAAVILVFPLVMPFTALAVNILIYGLYALGFNLVFGYLGLLSFGHAALLGTGAYLCGIAIVHFGWPWYAAIAAGVAGGLLMALLIGVLAIRTRGIYFAMVTMALSQCVYYLFYQAVDLTGGENGLRGINVRTIDLFGLRIDFINPMIRYYVIAAFVIAAFFMMSRILASPFGAVIEAVRENEMRARASGYDVTKTRLLTFVLSGGFCGLAGALQALHLSIVPIEILHYETSGLVVMIALLGGMGTFFGPMVGAAVFLVLENVVSVWTVHWQLIVGAIFIACVLFFPAGIWGTLIARGRR